A single region of the Paraburkholderia megapolitana genome encodes:
- a CDS encoding ArsI/CadI family heavy metal resistance metalloenzyme, translating into MKRMHIHVAVESLNDSIRFYSAMFGNVEPTVLKTDYCKWELVDPAVNFAISRRGAKPGVDHIGIQVETDAELAEMNARFSAALLPVESQIGTTCCYARSDKAWTVDPQGVAWETFRTLEAAPVYGHSREQPEAHTQSSTACCASANPS; encoded by the coding sequence ATGAAGCGCATGCACATTCACGTTGCGGTCGAGAGCCTGAACGACAGCATCCGGTTTTACAGCGCCATGTTCGGCAACGTCGAGCCGACCGTTCTCAAAACCGATTACTGCAAATGGGAACTGGTGGACCCGGCGGTAAATTTCGCGATCTCCAGGCGCGGTGCGAAACCGGGCGTCGATCACATCGGTATCCAGGTTGAAACCGACGCGGAACTAGCCGAGATGAATGCGCGCTTTAGCGCTGCGCTACTGCCAGTAGAGTCGCAGATAGGGACGACCTGCTGCTATGCCCGGTCGGACAAGGCATGGACGGTCGATCCGCAGGGTGTCGCGTGGGAGACGTTCAGAACCCTCGAAGCCGCGCCGGTCTATGGGCACTCGCGCGAGCAGCCGGAAGCGCACACGCAATCGTCGACCGCATGTTGTGCGTCGGCTAATCCGTCGTAA
- a CDS encoding ArsR/SmtB family transcription factor — protein MDSNLVVRALSALAHESRLAIFRLLVVAGPDGMAAGEIAQQLGLSPSSLSFHLKDLSHADLVKPRQDGRFVIYTANFDAMTDLIGFLTENCCAGATCAASDLSNCCGDTP, from the coding sequence ATGGACTCGAACCTCGTTGTACGCGCTCTGAGCGCGCTCGCCCATGAATCGCGCCTTGCGATCTTTCGTCTGCTGGTTGTAGCCGGCCCCGACGGCATGGCCGCCGGCGAAATCGCGCAGCAGCTTGGGCTTTCCCCTTCCAGTCTTTCGTTTCATTTGAAGGATCTGTCACATGCAGATCTCGTGAAGCCGCGACAGGACGGACGTTTCGTCATCTACACCGCGAACTTCGACGCCATGACGGACCTGATTGGTTTCCTGACGGAGAACTGCTGCGCGGGCGCGACCTGTGCCGCCAGCGATCTCTCAAACTGCTGCGGAGACACACCATGA
- a CDS encoding GDCCVxC domain-containing (seleno)protein, with amino-acid sequence MSTAVLESILTCPHCGFARQETMPADACQFYYECSNCKALLRPKPGDCCVFCSFGSVPCPSIQLERGCCR; translated from the coding sequence ATGAGTACAGCCGTTCTGGAATCCATCCTGACCTGCCCACACTGCGGCTTTGCCAGGCAAGAAACCATGCCCGCGGATGCTTGCCAGTTTTACTACGAATGCTCGAACTGCAAGGCACTGTTGCGCCCAAAGCCGGGCGATTGCTGCGTGTTCTGCTCCTTCGGTTCAGTGCCGTGCCCATCGATCCAGCTAGAACGTGGATGCTGTAGATAG
- a CDS encoding NmrA family NAD(P)-binding protein yields the protein MYAITGITGKVGGAVARTLLAAGQPVRAVVRDVARARSWVERGCEVVTADMDDAAALAAAFEGTQGVFILPPSDFDPLPGFPQARAVIDAVKTALASARPGKVVCLSTIGAQATETNLLTQRTLMEQALRDLPMPVTFLRPGWFMENAAWDVAPARDEGVIQSFLQPLDKAVPMVATADVGRVAAQLLQQNWHGVRTVELEGPQRVSPNDLAAAFAQVLGRPVLAEVVPRETWDALFRSQGMKEPLPRMRMLDGFNEGFIAFEGEGGDIVKGEVGLETVLRGLVSQAG from the coding sequence ATGTATGCAATCACAGGAATTACAGGGAAGGTCGGCGGTGCGGTAGCGCGCACGTTGCTCGCAGCGGGCCAGCCGGTGCGAGCGGTTGTACGCGATGTCGCGCGGGCGCGTTCGTGGGTCGAGCGCGGGTGCGAAGTCGTGACCGCCGATATGGACGACGCCGCAGCGCTTGCCGCCGCGTTCGAGGGTACGCAGGGCGTCTTCATTCTGCCGCCGTCGGACTTCGATCCGTTGCCGGGGTTTCCGCAGGCACGCGCGGTCATCGACGCAGTGAAAACGGCGCTCGCATCGGCGCGTCCCGGCAAGGTTGTCTGCCTGTCGACGATCGGCGCGCAGGCCACCGAGACCAATCTGCTCACGCAACGCACGCTGATGGAACAGGCGCTTCGCGATCTACCGATGCCTGTGACGTTTCTGCGTCCGGGCTGGTTCATGGAAAACGCCGCGTGGGATGTTGCACCGGCGCGCGATGAAGGCGTGATCCAGAGCTTTCTGCAGCCGCTCGACAAGGCCGTGCCGATGGTCGCGACCGCGGACGTGGGTCGGGTTGCTGCGCAGCTGCTTCAACAGAACTGGCACGGTGTGCGTACCGTTGAGCTCGAAGGTCCGCAACGTGTGAGTCCGAACGATCTGGCCGCGGCGTTTGCGCAGGTGCTCGGTCGTCCGGTTCTGGCGGAGGTGGTGCCGCGCGAAACGTGGGATGCGCTGTTTCGCTCTCAAGGTATGAAGGAACCGTTGCCGCGTATGCGCATGCTTGACGGGTTCAACGAAGGGTTCATTGCTTTCGAGGGTGAGGGAGGCGATATCGTCAAGGGTGAAGTGGGGCTGGAAACTGTTTTGCGGGGTCTTGTTTCGCAGGCGGGTTGA
- a CDS encoding DUF4148 domain-containing protein, with protein MNTRHLTLALAAVIAFPAAGYAQESGSTITRAQVRAELVQLESVGYRPGRVSPNYPTDIQAAEAAVALQNGAGTNVSSGIGGARSGSSASGNRVVANAPFGSVGSLYAHH; from the coding sequence ATGAATACCCGTCATCTCACACTGGCTCTCGCAGCCGTCATCGCCTTTCCCGCGGCTGGATATGCTCAGGAATCCGGCTCGACGATCACACGTGCGCAGGTGCGCGCCGAACTCGTGCAACTGGAAAGCGTGGGCTATCGGCCCGGTCGCGTTAGTCCGAATTACCCCACCGACATTCAGGCAGCCGAAGCGGCTGTGGCCTTGCAGAACGGTGCCGGGACGAACGTCAGCAGCGGCATAGGCGGTGCGCGCAGTGGTTCGTCGGCTTCGGGCAATCGTGTCGTTGCGAATGCGCCGTTCGGTTCAGTCGGTTCGCTCTACGCGCATCACTAA
- a CDS encoding LysR family transcriptional regulator produces MRSSSENLSSGIGVFAAVVDAGTFAAAADMMGMSPPGVSRAIARLEKRLNIRLFNRTTRAVSLTEEGRRFYEQVMPHLRGMEEAATAAAGGGATVRGKLRINLDPAFLRIALSPKLDEFMDAHPELEIEFIARDQLGDLIVDGFDLALRFGEPRSSSLIARKLLDTPVVTVAAPSYLARRGRPTEPQDLGRGQHRCLEFRNPETGKPFPWEFHRKRKKLVVETNGRLTVNDPSALLNACLAGSGIAQMLLLGAEPLIREGRLVNLFPDWPDERFPFYAYHPSRHHTPAKTRVFLDFIVALTRTS; encoded by the coding sequence ATGAGATCGTCCAGCGAGAATCTTTCCAGCGGTATCGGCGTATTTGCCGCCGTCGTCGATGCAGGAACGTTTGCCGCGGCGGCGGACATGATGGGCATGTCGCCACCCGGGGTGAGCCGCGCGATCGCGCGACTCGAAAAGCGCCTGAACATACGGCTCTTCAACCGGACGACCCGTGCGGTTTCTCTGACTGAAGAGGGCCGACGGTTCTACGAGCAGGTCATGCCGCACTTGAGGGGCATGGAAGAAGCCGCCACCGCTGCGGCCGGCGGGGGCGCGACGGTACGCGGAAAACTGCGCATCAATCTCGATCCGGCTTTTCTGCGAATCGCGCTGAGCCCGAAGCTCGACGAATTCATGGACGCGCATCCCGAACTCGAAATCGAGTTCATCGCGAGAGATCAACTCGGTGACCTCATCGTGGATGGTTTCGATCTGGCCTTGCGATTCGGCGAACCTCGCTCATCGAGTCTGATCGCGCGAAAGCTTCTGGACACCCCCGTTGTCACCGTCGCGGCACCGTCGTACCTCGCTCGTCGCGGGCGGCCAACGGAGCCCCAAGATCTGGGGCGCGGGCAACACCGGTGTCTCGAGTTTCGCAACCCGGAAACCGGAAAACCGTTCCCGTGGGAGTTTCATCGCAAGCGCAAAAAACTGGTTGTCGAGACGAATGGCAGGCTCACGGTGAACGATCCGAGCGCACTCCTGAACGCGTGCCTTGCCGGCTCTGGCATCGCGCAGATGCTGCTGCTCGGAGCGGAACCGTTGATCCGTGAAGGGCGCCTTGTCAATCTGTTCCCAGACTGGCCGGATGAGCGCTTCCCGTTCTATGCGTATCACCCGTCGCGACACCATACGCCGGCCAAAACACGGGTGTTTCTCGACTTCATTGTTGCGTTGACGAGGACGAGCTAG
- a CDS encoding GlcG/HbpS family heme-binding protein, translated as MKRLFALSSLAMLAAFTAPAHAEAPPPSGYHYVLPLALAVEAAQEAVRVCEAKNYRVTATVLDMDGIPQVVLRGDGSTVHTGESSLRKAFTVVTLGPEFGFDRSSGFFELVKTNPFAPQLATVHNVMALPGAVAFKANGEIVGALGIGGAPGGDKDEVCAQAGIDKVANRLPH; from the coding sequence ATGAAACGACTATTCGCTCTGTCCTCACTCGCCATGCTCGCAGCATTCACCGCACCGGCGCACGCTGAAGCGCCGCCGCCCAGCGGCTATCACTACGTGCTGCCGCTTGCGCTTGCAGTCGAAGCGGCGCAAGAGGCCGTCCGCGTATGCGAGGCGAAGAATTATCGGGTGACGGCAACGGTGCTCGATATGGATGGCATCCCGCAGGTTGTACTGCGCGGCGATGGAAGCACCGTGCACACCGGCGAATCGAGCCTGCGCAAGGCCTTTACCGTGGTGACTCTCGGGCCTGAATTCGGCTTCGACAGATCGAGTGGATTCTTCGAGCTGGTTAAAACGAATCCTTTTGCTCCGCAACTGGCCACCGTTCATAACGTGATGGCATTGCCGGGCGCCGTCGCGTTCAAGGCAAACGGCGAGATTGTGGGCGCGCTGGGCATCGGTGGCGCACCGGGCGGCGACAAGGATGAAGTCTGCGCTCAGGCCGGTATCGACAAGGTCGCGAATCGCTTGCCGCATTGA
- a CDS encoding pyridoxal phosphate-dependent decarboxylase family protein: MDAKLSHDLVGIEAVLQRTLEHALDVLDHIDERPAALAPKPVEPQPLPSSGPGFDAALDDFLTRWAPGFSGSAGARYLGFVTGGATPAALAGDWLTSVYDQNPTAGIDSAAPDLERETVARLRELFGLSDAQKGVLVSGATMSNLVGLAIAREWLGEQCPNRVDIAEDGVSMLPPVRVLSGAPHSSIYKALSVLGIGRRAVQKIPTLKDREAVDLNALEAALQQYAGEPVIVVANAGTVNTVDYDDLQAIAALRSRYRFWLHVDAAFGAFAALSPDHAALVRGLDEADSICIDLHKWLNVPYDAAVQFSRRRDLQVRVFQNSSAYLGVPTDNPDFVHLTPENSRRLRALSTWFALAAYGRDGHAEIVRRNIALAHRLGERIAVQPGLALLAPTRLNVVCFTLAEQPDEARINAYVRAVRHLGDAFVSMTVYEGTWGLRAAFCNWRTDEQDVDRVFDSLVRALGALR, encoded by the coding sequence ATGGACGCCAAACTTTCACACGACCTCGTCGGCATCGAAGCAGTACTGCAACGTACGCTCGAGCATGCGCTCGACGTGCTGGACCATATCGACGAGCGCCCAGCCGCGCTCGCACCGAAGCCCGTCGAGCCGCAACCGCTGCCATCGAGCGGCCCCGGCTTCGACGCGGCGCTCGACGATTTCCTGACGCGCTGGGCACCGGGGTTCTCCGGTAGCGCCGGGGCGCGCTATCTGGGCTTTGTGACGGGCGGCGCGACGCCGGCAGCGCTTGCCGGCGACTGGCTGACGAGCGTGTACGACCAGAATCCGACGGCCGGCATCGATAGCGCGGCGCCCGATCTGGAGCGCGAAACCGTCGCGCGGCTGCGCGAGTTGTTCGGGTTGTCGGATGCGCAGAAGGGCGTGCTCGTCAGCGGTGCGACGATGTCGAACCTCGTCGGCCTTGCAATCGCCCGCGAATGGCTCGGCGAACAGTGCCCGAATCGCGTCGATATCGCCGAAGACGGCGTGAGCATGCTGCCGCCCGTCAGAGTGCTGTCCGGCGCACCGCACTCCAGCATCTACAAGGCGCTGTCCGTGCTCGGCATCGGCCGGCGCGCGGTGCAGAAAATCCCGACGCTGAAGGATCGCGAGGCCGTGGATCTAAACGCGCTCGAAGCCGCGTTGCAGCAGTACGCAGGCGAGCCGGTGATCGTCGTCGCGAACGCCGGTACCGTCAACACGGTCGACTACGACGACTTGCAGGCCATTGCGGCGCTGCGTTCGCGTTACCGGTTCTGGCTGCATGTCGACGCGGCGTTCGGCGCATTCGCGGCACTGTCGCCGGATCACGCGGCACTGGTGCGCGGCCTCGACGAAGCCGACTCGATCTGTATCGATCTGCACAAGTGGCTCAACGTACCGTATGACGCGGCGGTGCAGTTCAGCCGTCGACGCGACCTGCAAGTGCGTGTGTTCCAGAACAGTTCCGCGTACCTGGGCGTACCGACCGACAATCCAGACTTCGTTCATCTGACGCCCGAGAATTCCCGCCGTCTGCGCGCACTGTCGACGTGGTTCGCGCTCGCCGCTTATGGCCGCGACGGGCACGCGGAGATCGTCCGCCGCAACATCGCACTGGCACATCGGCTCGGGGAGCGGATTGCCGTGCAACCGGGCCTTGCACTTCTGGCGCCGACCCGGCTGAACGTCGTGTGCTTCACGCTCGCCGAGCAGCCCGACGAGGCGCGCATCAATGCGTACGTGCGCGCGGTGCGCCATCTCGGCGATGCCTTCGTTAGCATGACCGTCTATGAGGGCACCTGGGGGCTGCGTGCGGCGTTCTGCAACTGGCGTACCGACGAACAGGACGTCGATCGCGTGTTCGACTCGTTGGTCCGGGCGCTTGGAGCGTTGCGATGA
- a CDS encoding phosphocholine-specific phospholipase C, which yields MLKKTSSRRQFLLDALKLAGASATATVLPESILRAQSIPAAGPTGTIQDVKHVVILMQENRSFDHYLGNVPGVRGFGDPRPVVLPSGYPAWYQTSSSSYVLPFRPGSSSSTSNADIYYADLAHDWTSTHSAWNKGWYDSWVSAKGSSTMAYFTNQDIPYYYALAQTFTVCDSYHCSMLGPTDPNRIYLWTGCCGNVSGSSPHTDNSTSGYNWKTLPERLNKAGISWKVYQDKGQGLGANSGVGEYATGTSSDLWWNGNYGDNPLLNFTQYQNLGATDPLSPAFNGTQIDPTGQGKEYDTGLFTQLQSDVANNTLPQVSWIVAPYAYCEHPSWAASGGEWYVNNVLNALTSNPAVWASTVFLITYDENDGLFDHVPPPVPPTSTNGKSNVSTAAEFYSSSGTASDGSLSGDQPFGLGPRVPMIVVSPWSKGGNINSEVLDHTSIIRFIEARFSTATSPLQETNITPWRRAVCGDLTSAFNFAAADSSALSITAAASNMNPSGPVVGAYPPSTQTMPAQPVNRRPACRLPYEFFVAGLVNRAAKGLSLTFTNTGTAGTSLQVRAGNSSTAPRPYTIAASAGQCAALQDTLPLNSDGSYDFSISGPNGFLQEFRGSIGSAGTSGSLVEIALCYDVQNGNVRITLDNTRGTQPATFQLTDNAYGKNAYTSTTVAAGATSDVTWLGDAGWYDASIRVPDDANFFRRVAGCVQQLSGTLYTDSAIGNTSQFVPALAMQGSTYATLRFDYVAPPWLHSPKNWVGVYSKGVKPGASASLAWVYAPKGVGSVMLASRSGNTALPSGQYDVWYLFDDGYKALLGPISLSI from the coding sequence ATGCTAAAAAAAACCTCGTCCCGACGTCAGTTTCTGCTCGATGCCCTCAAGCTTGCAGGGGCCTCCGCCACAGCCACCGTGTTGCCGGAAAGCATTCTCAGAGCGCAATCGATACCCGCCGCCGGCCCTACCGGCACGATCCAGGACGTCAAGCACGTCGTAATCCTGATGCAGGAGAACCGCTCGTTCGATCATTACCTCGGTAACGTGCCCGGGGTTCGCGGTTTCGGCGATCCTCGTCCGGTGGTGTTGCCAAGCGGTTATCCCGCCTGGTACCAGACGTCGTCATCGTCGTATGTGTTGCCGTTCAGGCCGGGTTCGTCGTCGAGTACCTCGAACGCCGACATCTACTATGCCGATCTCGCTCACGACTGGACCTCGACACACAGCGCATGGAATAAAGGCTGGTACGACAGCTGGGTGAGTGCGAAGGGCTCGTCGACGATGGCGTACTTCACGAACCAGGACATCCCGTACTACTACGCACTCGCGCAAACCTTCACGGTATGCGACAGCTACCATTGTTCGATGCTCGGACCGACCGACCCGAACCGTATCTATCTCTGGACCGGTTGCTGCGGCAATGTCTCAGGCTCGTCGCCCCACACCGATAACAGCACCTCGGGATACAACTGGAAGACACTGCCCGAGCGCCTCAATAAAGCGGGCATTAGCTGGAAGGTCTATCAGGACAAAGGGCAAGGGCTCGGCGCAAACAGCGGTGTCGGCGAGTATGCGACGGGGACGTCGAGCGACCTGTGGTGGAACGGCAATTACGGCGACAACCCGTTGCTGAACTTCACGCAGTATCAGAACCTCGGCGCAACCGATCCACTTTCCCCCGCATTCAACGGCACACAGATCGATCCGACCGGCCAAGGCAAAGAGTACGATACCGGGCTCTTTACACAACTCCAGAGCGACGTAGCGAACAACACCCTGCCGCAGGTCTCGTGGATCGTCGCACCATATGCGTATTGCGAGCATCCATCGTGGGCGGCAAGCGGTGGCGAGTGGTACGTCAACAACGTGTTGAATGCGTTGACGTCGAATCCCGCGGTCTGGGCGAGTACCGTCTTCCTGATCACCTACGACGAGAACGACGGACTGTTCGATCACGTTCCGCCGCCGGTGCCGCCTACATCAACGAACGGCAAATCCAACGTCAGCACCGCCGCTGAGTTCTATAGCAGCAGCGGAACCGCCTCGGATGGCTCGCTGTCGGGCGATCAGCCTTTTGGTCTCGGACCGCGCGTTCCGATGATCGTCGTGTCGCCGTGGTCGAAGGGCGGCAACATCAATTCGGAGGTGCTCGACCATACCTCGATCATCCGTTTCATCGAAGCGCGATTCAGTACCGCGACGTCGCCGCTGCAAGAGACGAACATCACACCATGGCGGCGCGCGGTCTGCGGCGACCTGACGTCGGCGTTCAATTTCGCTGCAGCCGATTCGTCGGCATTGTCGATTACAGCTGCTGCTAGCAACATGAATCCGAGCGGGCCGGTGGTGGGCGCCTACCCACCGAGCACACAGACGATGCCGGCTCAACCGGTCAACCGTCGTCCTGCGTGTCGACTGCCTTATGAGTTCTTCGTAGCGGGCCTGGTCAATAGAGCGGCGAAAGGGCTGTCGCTGACATTCACCAACACGGGAACCGCGGGGACGAGTCTGCAGGTTAGAGCAGGCAACTCGAGCACTGCGCCGAGGCCATACACGATCGCCGCGTCGGCCGGCCAGTGTGCCGCTCTCCAGGACACGTTGCCGTTGAACAGCGACGGTAGCTACGACTTTTCGATCTCGGGACCCAACGGCTTTTTGCAGGAATTTCGCGGCAGTATCGGCTCGGCGGGAACATCGGGCTCGCTTGTCGAGATCGCGTTGTGCTACGACGTCCAGAACGGCAACGTCCGCATCACGCTCGACAACACCCGAGGCACGCAGCCGGCCACGTTTCAGCTCACCGACAACGCGTATGGAAAGAATGCCTACACCTCGACTACCGTCGCCGCGGGCGCAACCAGCGACGTAACGTGGCTAGGCGACGCCGGTTGGTACGACGCAAGTATTCGCGTTCCCGACGATGCGAATTTTTTCCGGCGTGTTGCGGGCTGCGTGCAACAGCTTTCGGGAACGCTCTACACCGACTCGGCTATCGGGAACACCAGTCAGTTCGTTCCCGCACTTGCCATGCAGGGTTCGACCTACGCCACATTGCGCTTCGACTATGTGGCGCCGCCGTGGCTGCATAGCCCGAAGAACTGGGTCGGCGTGTACTCGAAGGGCGTAAAACCCGGCGCGTCTGCATCGCTGGCGTGGGTGTATGCGCCCAAGGGCGTTGGTTCGGTGATGCTGGCAAGCCGCAGCGGCAACACGGCGCTCCCGTCCGGGCAGTATGACGTGTGGTACCTGTTCGACGATGGGTACAAGGCGTTGCTCGGACCGATATCGCTGAGCATCTAG
- a CDS encoding winged helix-turn-helix transcriptional regulator: MRSSHLKVPKACSAAVPETLAIDVCEAVSDVFARVGDKWSLLVIHVLSSGTMRSSELKRSLGPISQKVLTATLRGLERDGYVSRSVTPSVPARVDYELTAMGHEVLAPVTALATWAMSHRPQVKAARAQFDIEYA; encoded by the coding sequence ATGCGCTCAAGTCACCTTAAGGTTCCCAAAGCCTGTTCTGCTGCTGTGCCTGAGACACTCGCCATCGATGTGTGTGAAGCCGTAAGCGACGTCTTTGCGCGGGTCGGCGATAAATGGTCGCTTCTGGTGATCCACGTCCTTTCCAGTGGAACCATGAGGTCCAGCGAATTGAAGCGCAGTCTGGGTCCCATTTCGCAGAAGGTGCTAACGGCAACGCTCAGAGGATTGGAGCGCGACGGCTATGTCTCACGAAGCGTGACGCCTAGCGTGCCGGCGCGAGTGGACTACGAGTTGACTGCGATGGGGCATGAGGTACTCGCGCCTGTGACTGCGCTTGCGACATGGGCGATGTCCCATCGTCCGCAGGTTAAAGCCGCCCGGGCACAGTTCGATATTGAATACGCCTAG